One genomic segment of Desulfonatronum thioautotrophicum includes these proteins:
- a CDS encoding helix-turn-helix transcriptional regulator — MPPKHDQFASPAQKLLGLFGALLFTGREYSLTGLAGMLHCSKQTVLRMMEDIERSREVKIDTRLSDDGQRWYKVKTPRNRPNVSLTPERIQHLVLCRDMVMHLLPKGLRDEIENTIARSTAFLPNLCDRGEALVSISKSMVKGAIDYTPHQETIERLFQCIRNKTVCDLTYQSSTASQPKTYSYAPLRMVSYREALYVSGARVAEEGSPEIVMRTILCVHRIKEVVPTIRVHDLKEQEKGDGHFGFMSQEPFRVQVKFAQEVAAYVSERTWSEDQVIRQLKNGKIILEFTARSRPEVVSWVLSFGRHALLLKPKDLREDLIIVIEAMQGQYQGRK; from the coding sequence ATGCCGCCGAAACACGATCAGTTTGCAAGTCCGGCCCAGAAACTGCTTGGGCTTTTCGGGGCCTTGCTGTTCACGGGAAGAGAATATTCCCTGACTGGGCTGGCCGGGATGCTGCACTGCTCGAAGCAAACCGTCCTGCGGATGATGGAGGACATTGAGCGCAGCCGGGAAGTGAAGATCGATACTAGGCTCTCTGACGACGGACAGCGCTGGTACAAGGTCAAGACTCCCAGAAACAGGCCCAACGTGTCCCTGACCCCGGAACGAATCCAGCACCTGGTGTTGTGCCGGGACATGGTCATGCACCTGTTGCCCAAAGGGCTACGCGACGAGATCGAGAACACCATTGCCCGGTCAACGGCGTTTCTGCCAAACCTGTGTGACCGAGGTGAAGCGCTGGTTTCCATCTCCAAGTCCATGGTCAAGGGGGCCATCGACTACACCCCGCACCAGGAGACCATTGAACGCCTGTTCCAGTGCATCCGGAACAAGACGGTTTGCGACCTGACCTACCAATCGTCCACCGCCAGCCAGCCCAAGACCTACAGCTATGCTCCGCTACGGATGGTTTCCTACCGCGAGGCCTTGTACGTCAGTGGAGCCAGGGTTGCCGAGGAAGGTTCGCCGGAGATCGTGATGCGCACGATCCTTTGCGTTCACCGAATCAAGGAGGTGGTCCCAACCATCCGTGTGCATGATTTGAAAGAACAAGAGAAAGGAGATGGTCACTTCGGGTTCATGAGCCAGGAGCCTTTCCGGGTGCAGGTCAAGTTCGCGCAGGAAGTGGCAGCCTATGTCTCGGAACGGACCTGGAGCGAGGACCAGGTCATCAGACAACTCAAGAACGGCAAGATCATCCTGGAATTCACGGCCCGCAGCCGTCCGGAAGTTGTTTCATGGGTCCTGAGCTTTGGTCGT
- a CDS encoding single-stranded DNA-binding protein yields the protein MAGSLNKAIIIGRLGTTPELKYTAQGTPVTNFNMATDESYTDKSGNKVEQTEWHRIVVWQRQAENVCKFLQKGSLALVEGKLQTRKWQDQQGQDRYTTEIVAQNVTFMDSKQDSERLRQGQGGDGQPVYPGDKQQGSEVPPYDDLPI from the coding sequence ATGGCAGGCAGTTTGAACAAGGCAATAATCATTGGTCGCTTGGGCACGACGCCTGAGTTGAAATATACGGCCCAGGGAACGCCGGTGACCAATTTCAACATGGCCACGGACGAATCCTATACGGACAAATCCGGGAACAAGGTCGAGCAGACGGAATGGCACCGAATCGTGGTCTGGCAGCGCCAGGCCGAAAATGTCTGCAAGTTCCTGCAAAAGGGATCGCTGGCCCTGGTCGAGGGCAAGTTGCAAACCAGGAAATGGCAGGACCAGCAGGGACAGGACCGGTACACCACCGAGATTGTAGCCCAGAACGTCACGTTCATGGACTCCAAGCAGGATTCGGAGCGGTTGCGCCAGGGACAAGGTGGTGATGGGCAGCCGGTGTATCCCGGAGATAAGCAGCAGGGCAGTGAGGTTCCGCCCTATGATGATTTGCCTATTTAA
- a CDS encoding ARPP-1 family domain-containing protein, which yields METVTKSLSSFTLGDVVAFQGLAMVPLFGESADPDYLLLEEALRSGCAHVDEVSESGNVNQLLFVNHCERPVLLLDGEEIRGAKQNRVMNLTILVAAKSELRIPVSCVEAGRWRHDGMEFAPSKQMHYAQGRSARMSQVSDNIRISQSRQADQGEVWNNISQKMERMELHSPSAAMADAYDQSEDRLETYVQALRFVENQVGAIFGIHGQAMGLEYFDSTTTYSRMHEKIVRSFALDAMERKGQEEVFTGEQATAFLNRVIASSMESFDALGLGLDVRIMASSVRGGALVENGRVVHLCAFHVSEGAQTKNSSSRLARSSRRGQRY from the coding sequence ATGGAAACGGTCACAAAGAGTTTGTCGTCGTTTACGCTTGGAGATGTTGTTGCATTTCAAGGGTTGGCCATGGTCCCGCTTTTCGGTGAATCAGCAGACCCTGATTATCTGCTGCTGGAAGAGGCTCTCAGATCCGGTTGCGCCCATGTTGATGAGGTTTCCGAGTCGGGCAACGTCAACCAGTTGTTGTTTGTCAACCATTGCGAGCGACCTGTGCTGCTTCTGGATGGTGAGGAAATCCGTGGGGCCAAGCAAAACCGCGTGATGAACCTGACCATTCTTGTAGCGGCCAAGAGCGAACTGCGCATTCCCGTATCCTGCGTGGAAGCTGGCAGATGGCGACATGACGGGATGGAGTTTGCTCCCAGCAAACAGATGCACTATGCCCAAGGCCGATCGGCCAGGATGTCCCAGGTTTCCGACAACATCAGAATTAGCCAATCCAGACAGGCGGATCAGGGCGAGGTCTGGAACAACATTTCTCAAAAGATGGAGCGGATGGAATTGCATTCGCCTTCTGCGGCAATGGCCGATGCCTATGATCAATCTGAGGATCGCCTGGAAACGTATGTCCAGGCGTTACGCTTCGTCGAGAACCAGGTCGGCGCAATTTTTGGGATTCACGGCCAAGCCATGGGGCTGGAATATTTTGACAGCACGACGACTTATTCCCGGATGCACGAAAAGATTGTCCGCAGCTTCGCCCTTGATGCCATGGAACGAAAAGGTCAGGAAGAGGTGTTCACGGGCGAGCAGGCGACCGCGTTTTTGAATAGAGTGATCGCGTCGTCGATGGAAAGCTTTGATGCTCTGGGGCTGGGTCTGGATGTGCGAATCATGGCCTCCTCAGTCAGGGGCGGAGCGCTTGTTGAGAACGGGCGCGTTGTGCACCTCTGCGCATTCCATGTCAGCGAAGGTGCGCAAACCAAGAATTCTTCGTCCAGGCTGGCCAGGAGTTCCCGCAGGGGGCAACGGTATTGA
- a CDS encoding T3SS (YopN, CesT) and YbjN peptide-binding chaperone 1: MQKQLQKHRDSASCVPSVWTAFAQNLAQVLEGLQEDQYLIICAKQSNRYIQFAGQGLHGLRMETTSNNYLEQSEQLTEHQIALLLENGWKIPTRPPETAPEDDPEGTSNYFIDHPLPVAYKSVADLVVRTFDQILRVTHPAWLEYEAFDSDRNSLAFPTLGVKRRVRPADQDPDQMRQRLLSTVQECMGLPDLGFDQDRDIALRVGTAIVFIRYQADPPLVQMHSPLVSGLESSPGLLARLNELNKRCGFLHFFFDQGRIIAVADVHAAPFTADHIVWVLRMFCEIVDDVDDLLVYEFGGETVFKEQMVSVLTH, encoded by the coding sequence ATGCAGAAGCAGCTTCAGAAACACCGTGATTCAGCATCATGCGTTCCGTCCGTATGGACGGCTTTTGCACAAAACCTGGCTCAGGTGCTCGAAGGATTGCAGGAGGACCAGTACCTGATCATTTGCGCCAAGCAGTCCAACAGGTACATCCAGTTCGCCGGACAGGGCCTGCATGGGCTGCGGATGGAAACCACGAGCAATAACTACCTGGAACAATCCGAGCAATTGACCGAACACCAGATTGCCTTACTCCTTGAAAACGGCTGGAAGATTCCAACGCGGCCCCCTGAGACAGCGCCGGAGGATGACCCGGAAGGCACCTCGAACTATTTCATCGATCACCCCTTGCCCGTTGCGTACAAGTCCGTCGCTGACCTGGTGGTCAGGACTTTTGACCAAATCCTACGGGTAACCCACCCCGCATGGCTTGAGTACGAAGCCTTTGATTCGGACCGGAACTCCCTGGCCTTCCCCACCCTGGGTGTCAAGCGACGGGTACGTCCTGCGGACCAAGATCCCGATCAAATGCGCCAACGCCTTTTGTCCACGGTGCAGGAGTGCATGGGGCTGCCCGATCTTGGCTTTGATCAGGACAGAGACATCGCCTTGCGTGTCGGCACGGCCATCGTCTTTATCCGCTACCAGGCTGATCCTCCCCTGGTCCAGATGCATTCGCCGCTGGTATCCGGCCTTGAGTCGAGTCCGGGTTTGCTTGCCCGCCTGAACGAACTGAACAAGCGTTGTGGATTTCTGCATTTCTTTTTTGACCAAGGCCGGATTATCGCGGTTGCAGACGTTCATGCGGCCCCGTTCACTGCCGACCACATCGTCTGGGTTTTGAGGATGTTTTGTGAGATTGTTGATGATGTCGATGATCTGCTTGTCTATGAGTTCGGGGGAGAGACCGTCTTCAAGGAGCAGATGGTCAGCGTCCTCACCCATTGA